The sequence CCTTCCCCCGGCGCAGTGAATGATGGGTACTAGAGGCGTTGCCAAGGCCAAGGTCGTTATTCCTGCGGATGCTGTAATGTTTACGCGCGGGGCATCACGGGTAATCTCTTGTTATTTGGGATTGTGGGCGCGGACGCGATGATGACGTAATGTTTTATCAGAAGTCATCTCAggtcaaatactagtactagtattgtccCGGATGTAGAAATTACAAATTAAGATTCATCGCAGCACTGTGCTTTCACACACCAGTGGTTATGACAAAGAGCCTGGTGGTACTGATTTTGAATCCCTGACAGGTCCCGGCgttgtgcccatgggaaaggcactttacacataCACATTGATACAGGTATCCCCTTACTCTACTCAGGATAAAGCCACTGTGATCATGCTCTGCGGAAAAGGGCATGCAGCTCTCTATAGTTCAGATAACGATGGCTAAAATTCCATTAATATGATTTTACCGTAGGCAGGTCTTTTTTTTGACACGCGCAGTGTGGCGCAGAGTGTGCATGTGcgcgtgcgtgcgcgcgcgcgcgcgaacaaggaggttattttaacctccttggtgtgtgtGATGCTTGATTTTGAATGTAATAGAAGTAACACGGAACCATAATTCCAAAGTAGATGTTCAAGGGGCTAAATCGTTACCTTTTCCAAAGTGCATCAAACCGTCTCCCTTGGGCAAAAATTCAGCCtgccccaacatctgcttggagatcatgtCAACCAAAACATGCAGAAAGGCCGTTAACCACCGGTCATCGACGACCCTGCCTTGTACGCCGATTCCTTTGTGCTTGTCCTGGAAAACAGGCCAGGCCTGGTAACCgctaaggccacgttgatttgattgtatggataaCATCCCATGGGTaccacaaaactgatgcgagcgtgcgaataaataTAGTTCCACAGCGCTACAAAAAAttagcttcattatgaaatccaagtggtctggaaggttgaacaaatgaccaaatacAGAGTATTGAATATataacaatagattctttactttttgttttcacatcttcttctttgaccttggtaTTGACGCTGACATTAGTATATATTttccgatatatatatatatatatatatatatatatatatatatttaatcCACCGCATATCTTTGCTCCTTTTGAGAAAAAAGGAAGGTATCAAACAACAGCTAAAGAATGAAATTTCAGAAAATAAAAGCTTACCTTTCATGCTTACGTGTTCTGTCAAACGAATTTCTGACAAATTCtatacacaacaacaaaaattctaCCTGGATAAGATTTTGAATGGTTTCAATATCTTAAAATACAATCAAATTTCTGCAAATAACGTCCTTGCTACAAATGGAAAAAACACGgagatttatttgtttgttagaAAGATAGGCCTGAAAGTGTAACCTTTATCAAGGTTTCAATATCTGTTTATGATTCAGCGCGGGGTCTTGGTGCAAGTGCTGATAAACGTTACGTAGTCGACGTGCGACGCGGAGACGCGCTTTATCCTGTAATAAACTCTCAGCCTTCATCAATGACCGCTAGTAACCCCTTCTGCGCAGCGCCAGCGTCAGCAGCGACCTATCAACACATGAGAACGCCCCAGAAAAGGAGAATTGTGACCGCCAATAACCTCATACGCATCCGTTTGTCCCCGCAGTCGTGACTGACAAGAAGGAAGGGCCTATTTTGATGCGGTCGGTCCTTGAAGATCCTTGAAAGTTGAATCACCGGCGAGATGTCCCAGAAAAAGAGGCTAATGATCCAAATGGGAGCGAGAGTGAAAGGCCTTCATTTTACCTTGCGGCGATAAAGGCCGTACTATCCGGCAAACAAGGATGTACATGAAAGGGGAAACCCCTATGTTACGACTCCCTTGTGTTAGGGTaatggtagtctctaccagactccgagtcgctggaaaaaaatcgtagaaatggtacaaatagaggagtatgccggccagaggaatatagccggctaggcaacagtaacgcgacctaggatcgcgagctgttccctggccggttatattcctctctatttgttccatttctacgattttccagcgatccggagtctggtagagactagggtaATGGTTGGGGCGATGGTTCTGGGGTGTCGAAACATACATAGAATACGGCCAGTACTGGCCGTACATCGTATACGGCCAGTAACCTCAAATTTTCTTAAACAGTCTCAGCTAACGTTACAACTAGTCCTGACGAAATGCCAATGACGACAACTCTACGTTCTGACGACCCTACGTTATGCTGGTTTCACATgtgcgtacatgtatatatgttcgagtccgtatgaggtccgtatggaagtcttagcctctaccacgCTCCACAGAACGCcggaaaaaataatagaaattggacaaatatagcacaaaaaaaacatgctaGTGGAGTTAGTTGGTTGCAcaccatactcctcggacagctaacaACATGTTATCTGCCTACATGTCTCAAATTTctcctatttttccagcgacctgtggagccaggtaaaggctaagaattccatacggattTGAATACATACTCACACGACTCACGTGTGAGCCCGGCTTTGTGGTTTGGTTCTTGTTTGGAACAGTGCAAATTTGTTTCCGAAAGGATGTTTTTTGGGGAGTAAAAGGCCGAAGAGTGAATCCACCAGAACTTTCAGGCATAAATTAAAAATCGATGTTGATATGAGCAGTGGCCTCTAGCTTTGATGACGGGGGACCCTTAACTTAACGAAAAACAAGGCGGAATACATTTCAATACTATTAACCGCTTTTTTAAATCCTTGCACGCTTTGTGGCCTCATGTGCCAAACAGAGTAGCGGAACTGCAATAGCTGTATCCACAGGTaacgaaaaatcacaaataaAGTTTTAACTTCAAATCTGAATTGATTCATTCAATGCGTGGGCAGCATATATCCACGCacatcaaatactagtacagtcTCTGCATCATGCTGTTATCACATTTTTGTCACCGCACATGAACCGTTGCGTTGGTGACATTGTGCTTTGAAGCAGAAGATCACAGAAGACAATACTGTGTCAATTCACTGCAGGGAAGCTTTCATCGGCCTGAAATAACGACCTAAGCAACCCAAAATTGctacatagaaaaaacaaattaGACTCATTTAAGCTGAAATAATGTGGTTTATGCAAGGCGCTGGCCTACTTCCACTTCCACACGTGTCAATGCTAGCCGCCTTCTAATCCCGGGAAAGAGTACTTCCTAGCCCCCTCTATCAGGCCTTCAaacgggggtacggggatcgtagaatttggcaacatagcctggtatccagccgtatcatagctcccgtgtctcttctgtcctctccgcaaatagaGAAGAGACATgtgagctataatacggctggataccaggctacttttGAGAGATCTTGGGAGAAGTTGCTGAGGAATTCTACCATCCCCCTACCCCGTGGAGGCAAAGAAACTCCCAAAAGCGGATCAGAATTCGGCATGAAACTTATCATGCACGGCCCACGATTGTGACGCACTTCTCTCCAATCTGAAACCTCCCAAGCCAAGCCGTGTCGGggcaaatatttgacagggCCAGATGTTTGGATTGCCACCGGATGGTTCATGTTAAACTTGACACGACTTGTACTAAACAGTGACCCTGTAGAACGCCTATCAACAGCTTACTGGAAAATTGCCCAGTGGGGCGCTCTGGCCTCACGAGGTCAAGACTTTTGTTTCTTGTCAAACCATTGAGACTTGATTATTTAGTCCATTTATTTAGTAcagattttgtttttacttttaaaacgtgttagttgaaaaaaaaacgtgctaatgttattttttttatgagTTAACCTATTAACCAGAAGGTTATTATGAACCTTTTACTGGTAAAAAatgggataagacccccgctatcccattgTTTTACCATAAGGTATTTCTTGAACCTTTCTTTAGTATGATAAAGGggtaagacccccgctatcccattttttttaccaataggAAGTTCTTAAACCTTTATCATAATAAAGGGATAaaacccccgctatcccattttttaccaaaaggTATTTCTTGAACCTTTCTCTAgcataataaagggataagacccccgctatcccattttttaccaaaaggTATTTCTTGAACCTCTCTTTAgcataataaagggataaggcCCCGACATGTTACTCTTCTTCGCAGCGGCTGCGTTTAACCTTAGGGGAGCGCTGATTTGCGATTTTTACGTTATCACGGTCTAGGGTTGACtctgtgccgggaaagggagttttccCGCAAGGCTATATCCATATTCGCATTTTTGGCCAACTTCCAGTATTATGTAATATTAAAGCTATATCTATCACAACAAAAGGGCAAGTTAGGTAGCCCTAGCTGTACGTATTTCTATTTGatttatacagccgaataaatcaaacaaaataaaataaaaactactGTTGTCTATTCTTTGTGTCCCATTTTTTAATGCCGGTGTAGATGTAACATGTCAATATGTTATATGTCAAATTGTTATATGTCAAACTGATGCGAAAGCTTACTTGCTGCTGGTGCAATGGCCTGGTGGGGATAGAGTGTTCGCTTGTTATTCCGAAAGCGTGCTTGTACATCCCTGACATAAACAATGTAACATAAATATTAAATCATCATTAGCGTCAGCGCGTGCTGAATAACATCATCCACGCGCTACGTGTTGTACGTTCTGAACTCTCACGCATGGGTTGACCGGTGGTAACCTTTCCCCCTAAATCCTGGGGAAAGGCTATGCGATGACCTGACGTGACCTTGAGTTCACCACCAACATGACCTGAAATAACCCCCACGTGCCCCCATGTCGGGTGAAGGACGTGACTGAACCAAACACAGTACATGTCCTCAAACAACCCCGCACGTCCTCTGCTGTATGAAAACAACCTCTGCTGTATAATAGGTCGTTGGCTTTTGGAGAGTGCAATGGCTCGGGTTTCATCGGTCTGTATAAACGTGTGCCGAAATGTGTACTCCACAGGACCATGGAATACGTCATAGTACAGTCACGATATGTCAAATCAGGTCTCTGTGCACCGTCGGAATACTGACGAGTCACTAAACTTCGTGTACATTAGCTGAGACAACTCCGCAAGGAAATACGTATCTTATTTGTATATTATACTGTTATTCTGcagaaaaacatacaatatgatatacaagtacaatgtaaaatacgtttttttttcctttcggagttgactttgactttgatatATACTTCACCGTGAAAGAGACTCAACGTTATAGATATTAGCTGTGACTTGTTGCAGTATTTTGTTATCATATAACCCTCCCCCGCGGGAAGCATTGGAAAACACCATTATGTGATATGTATGTCTAATGACGTTTCTATGATGAGATTATAAGGTCCTTTGTATGTCCTGATTAAATAAATTAATAGATACTTGTAAACTGAACATTCACATTACGCAGCTATGGCTATTCAAACTTCGAGCTAAACGTTAGAACACCATGGATTGCACTCCGATTTGCTCGATAACAACAACCCCCGGAGCACGCATTACAGAGCTACTGTTCAACAACACGCTGTctacaacaaaatgatatattcatGAACCATTTCTTGGGATACGTGCttgtactctccaaacagatacCCGGGTCCTCCTTCAAATCCTGGCATCTCTGTGTATTCATTTTGCATTCCTACGCTTTGCCTGAGGTCGGCGGGGCTGtgggtagcctggataccatctgggtatagcctccatagcggggtctttggggccttttttcggctcataatacactttccGAGGGGCCAAAAAAGgccacagagagcctgctatggaggctacttcGGGTAGTAGATCGCTCCTGTGTTCACTTCTGCTGCCCAAAATAACAGGGAAGCGACCGTGTATATACAATGAACGTCGgggcgaactactatccggatggctCCCAGGctaaaccactggactacgcactgTACGCCTTAATATTAATTCAGCTATCGTGGTGTTTGAACAACATATCGATAGATGGCGCTTCACTCCAGTTCAGTGCCTCGTTCATCGATGAACGAGGCAAGGAGAGGTGCAAAAAGCAGACGTGCAGACGaagcgttgttgttgttgtcaagATTTACCGCGAAAAAAACCTATGCGATTCCAGTTgtcttaggccccgttcatactaggattcgcgtatcgggatatatccggatacggCGTAAATCAGGATATATCCATTTGCGTTCATACTAGGGTTAACGAATCCGGATATGATTATTCGTGTCCAAAATAAGATCCGGATATATCCTAATTACACCATCTGATGCTGCTTGGTGAAGTCAAACTTAACTCTTAAGTAACGTTTGCTTTGGTGTAGCATGGTAAACGAGCTGCGTCGCGCAGGTAGATGATGCCAACGCCGAAATGAacagtagaaaagtaaagaaatgcAACCAAAATGAAGGAGTGTTTGCACGGCTACAAGTACACGTCTTCACACCTTACTagaaaacttgaaaatgatctttattcttaactgacCGTTCTAGAATGTTCTTTAGAACAGGAGTTCGTACCTGCCAGGTGCGAACACCTACGACGCAGCCCGTTGCCTCATCCTTACCATGCTACACCAGGCAAACGCTACTTAAGAGTTAAGTTTGACGTCAGATCTGACAGTGAATCCGGATACGTGAATCCTATtgcgttcataccagggttcacCCCGCAGCGAATCCGGATAAATCCACCTCCAGATGTGGATTCGgcgtatccggatatatcccaTAAAGATCCGGATTCGGaccgttcataccagggttcgCGAATCCGGATTCACCGCGAATCAGGATATATCCTGATACgcgaatcctagtatgaacggggtgttagagtggactcattcctcagctattTACCGACATTTATCGCACcccagtcatccctcagtaagacatctggagccgcatagttcaagctTCTGAACCTTTATTTAGTCTGCCACATCGGTTTCGTTGTGTacaacttcttcagtggctagaggcttaaTGACACAAATAGTTCGTGAAGTTCGGACTTTTATACTTTTCCAGTGAATAATGCCCTGGTATCTGTCTATGCATACCGCCCTAGTGCATGATGCCCAAACCATGGTCTCCAGCCATTAGACACTGCTTGGCCCTTGGATACTGTCTTTCGCGGCCGCCCCGATAGCGTTCTAAACGGCCGGAGCCATACCTCAGCTCGGAGAGTCGGTTCGACATGAATCCATTTCACTTATTTGATTCTTGAAATGTATTATGacaactgcagtctgaccgcattccaCGGCactccaacattattcgaaacattcttatctcattcgatggaaaaccgaaacggcaagcaacttcgaatcctgccagaatgtggcccgaagaatatctggaatgcagtgagaatttctagaatgcactacgaattcccaggaatagaaaagaattttcattctgacggcattttggcgcattccttctcgtgtgaaggggatataaggtccatttggaattcccacccgaatggccccgaatgtggcacgaatttttcAAATACtccattccggctggttctgcttgattcctgctaattcgatttcagtgtgaaggcccaaTTACAAGGCGTAAAAATGTAACCTGCCAATACGGGTTGACATATAGCCAttgtaaacaaaagtatatcCCTGTCTATAATGAACAGAAGGTTTCTTTCAGTGTTGTGATAAAACAACTTTATTAGATATGGAGCTGACGAAACACAGTTACAATATGcctctacatgtacaaacatcagAATCAGTTTGTAACCATGTACCTACTATATCTACAGTTACAATATATCCGAATGCTACACATAACTCTGAAGTGCTACACTTACACGGTCCTAACTAAACTATATCTACAATTAGTGGTGCATACCTACACttatattcaggttcaggtctgtattcaggtccagcagttcaggttcaggtcctgactTTAATTATGTGTGCTAGAGACTTTTTTGgattgggggtggggggtggaggTAGGTATAAacttgcatgttagcatgaattggcTTGCAatgtgaaatatacatgtaaattatatACAGCAAGTATAAACACAAAAAGGTCGGTAATAAACAagcaatgtttttttgtcttattcCAATGCAACTTTCACTATCTATGGAAGCTTTTAGATGATTTAGACCAAAAAGggaagggaatataagtgagaGATAGTTTTTTGCAAGTCCGGGCTTGGTTCCCGACATGTAATTCCTTTGGACGTGGATCTAAACGTTTTTACAAGTCCAATTCTAGTTCTGggttttaggtacgcaccactatctACAACAAAGCTAGAAAAAGACAATAGTAATGCTATTATCTATAGCTATACAGTAACAAAATGTTACACATGGCTCTAAAATGATACACATAacttgaattgaaaaaaatgacaaacaaaagtAACGTAACGGAAGGGCTCTAAACAAACATAACCCTGTGACTATCATGCCTAAACTACAGCTACCATATTAGAACTTTATTAGTAGGTCTAAGTCTAACCCATTAAACATTCACAgttacataaacaaataacTGCAGCAAAGCTTCTATCATGATGTTAATACATAAATTGTTATGAGAAGAAATCTTATTTAACATTCTGAGATATTAATAAACGAAAACATACAGGACAGCTACAAATACCAGGTAACTTCTTGTATAAACAACAAGAACCTCATATGAGGAGACCACAGTGAAACCCAACAACGTCAACAAGCCTCGTCATGATACTATGACATTGTCATTTGTGACTTATAAAAGACATCATAACCAGAAACAAACTCTTAATGAAAACTTACAACCTTATGCTTTAAAAATAATCGAATAGCCTCAACAGACTGAGTGAAGTATACAATGCAATAGCAAGTATTAGCTATGCATTACCTTCTGAAATGGACACAACGGATCATGGTATCAAGGAGAGTAAACCGAGCTCAATAAACCGTTAGCTGCCCATTCTATGTCATTCTTTCTCAAGACCTTGTCACGagtgtgttttcttgtgtttCTTCAGAGCATTCAAATgtctgaactgcttgctgcactcctcacacctatagggtttctcacctgtgtgagtccgcatgtgagtcttcagagcacccagctcactgaactgcctgctgcactcctcacaactgtagggtttctcccctgtgtgagtacgcatgtgtttcttcagattactcagctgactgaactgcttgctgcactcctcacacctatagggtttctcccctgtgtgagtccgcatgtgagtcttcaggcTACCTGCctcactgaactgtctgctgcactcctcacacttatagggtttctcccccgtgtgagtacgcatgtgtttCGTAAGATGagccagctcactgaactgtctgctgcactcctcacacctgtagggtttctcccctccATGTATCCGCATGTGGACTTTCAGTCTACTCATCTGACTAAACCGCCTGCTGCACTCCTAAAAATAATCGAATAGCCTCAACAGACTGAGTGAAGTATACAATGCAATAGCAAGTATTAGCTATGCATTACCTTCTGAAATGGACACAACGGATCATGGTATCAAGGAGAGTAAACCGAGCTCAATAAACCGTTAGCTGCCCATTCTATGTCATTCTTTCTCAAGACTTTGTCACGagtgtgttttcttgtgtttCTTCAGAGCATTCAAATgtctgaactgcttgctgcactcctcacacctatagggtttctcacctgtgtgagtccgcatgtgagtcttcagagcacccagctcactgaactgcctgctgcactcctcacaactgtagggtttctcccctgtgtgagtacgcatgtgtttcttcagattactcagctgactgaactgcttgctgcactcctcacacctatagggtttctcccccgtgtgagtccgcatgtgagtcttcaggcTACCTGCctcactgaactgtctgctgcactcctcacacttatagggtttctcccccgtgtgaATACGCATGTGTTTCGTAAGATGagccagctcactgaactgtctgctgcactcctcacacctgtagggtttctcccctccATGTATCCGCATGTGGACTTTCAGTCTACTCATCTGACTAAAccgcctgctgcactcctcacacttgtagggtttctcccctgtgtgagtccgcatgtgagtcttcagattaccaTGTgaactgaactgcttgctgcactcctcacacctgtggggtttctcccctgtgtgagtccgcatatgagtcttcagattaccctGCAAACTGAACTGTCTACCGCATTCCTTACACccatagggtttctcccctgtgtgggtccGCACGTGTTTCTTCAGATGACAAAGCTCattgaactgcttgctgcactcctcacacttgtagggtttctcaccggtgtgagtccgcatgtgcttcttcagattacccagctcgctgaactgcctgctacactcctcacacctgtatggtttctcaccggtgtgagtccgcatgtgagtcttcagattacccagctcactgaagtgactgctgcactcctcacacttgtagggtttctcccctgtgtgagtccgcatgtggctcTTCAGGTGACTCCGTGTACTGAACTTcatgctgcactcctcacacctgtagggtttctcccctgtgtgagtgcgctcGTGAATCTTAAGAGCATaaagctgactgaactgcttgctgcactcctcacacctgtaaggtttctcccctgtatggaTCCGCATGTGACTCCTCAGACTACCAGgtctactgaactgcttgctgcacttctcacacctgtagggtttctcccctgtgtgagtttgctTGTGCGTCTTGAGATTGTCAAGCCGACTGAATtgcttgccgcactcctcacacctgtatggtttctcccctgtgtgagtcctcattTGTGTCTTCAGATGGTTAAGCTTAcggaactgcttgctgcactcctcacagctATGAAGCGTGTTGGCAACCCCTCCAACCGAACCTCTGCTAACGCCATCACGGCAGCTCTTCGTTGTCGCCATCAAGTCACTTCTGTTCCTATTGTAAAAATATAATACAAGTTAGTAAAAAATCACGGTGATTTTAGCATTAGATACTTTGTTTAAGTTTGcaacacaacatctgcttggagccaTCCAAGTTATTAAAACATATGGCTGAATGAGTCATCGTTTCTCAACCCAAACATTGTTGCGAGTCATGCTGCAATCCGTGGATCTGGTGAAACGTGACTAAATGATCAGAGCATAAATACTTCATTCTTTACGGAGATCTCGGATTTTCTGAATAAGGTAATCCGGCAAAGCTACAAAGGTATTAAAAACACTTGCTTGCATGCGCGTCCTTAGTCAGGCcaaaccttgaatatgctgcaacaatGTGGGACCCATATACGTGGAAAGACAATGATAAATTGGACAGGATGCAGAACCAAGCTGGAAGATTCTGTACAAGCAACTATGACAGAGATGCTAGTGTcaccaaatgaaaacagacttgcagtggatgtcacttgaagataaaagaaaaatatcctGACTAAGCATGATGTAGAAAATGACCACTCTCTTTAAACCAGCTCAGACAAGAATGTGAAACAGTCATGCTCTCAAGTTTTCAACCAATGCTTGATGTGTTCAAATACCCTTTCTTTGAAACTTTGAGACTTTCCTGGAACTATCACTGAGTAGAATTCGTTGCCATCAAGTACAGTAAGCGCATCCTCACTAGACAGCTTC comes from Branchiostoma floridae strain S238N-H82 chromosome 2, Bfl_VNyyK, whole genome shotgun sequence and encodes:
- the LOC118409174 gene encoding zinc finger protein 91-like; protein product: MATTNSCRYSVKRGSVGGFANTLHRCGVCGKQFAAPSKLKVHMRSHTGEKPYRCEECSRQFSQLGNLKTHMRTHTGEKPHSCEECGKQFCQLANLESHMRTHTGEKPYKCEECSRQFSQLGELKKHMRTHTGEKPYRCEECSRQFSELCSLKTHMRTHTGEKPYKCEECSKQFSQLGELKSHMRTHTGEKPYGCEECSRQFSRLGHLKRHMRTHTGEKPYNCEKCSREFSEVGSLKKHMRIHTGEKPYRCEECSRQFSRLGHLKRHIGTHTGDKSYRCEECSRQFSRLDHLKEHMRTHTGEKPYKCEECSKQFSSLKVLKRHTKTHLNRSDLMATTKSCRDGVSRGSVGGVANTLHSCEECSKQFRKLNHLKTQMRTHTGEKPYRCEECGKQFSRLDNLKTHKQTHTGEKPYRCEKCSKQFSRPGSLRSHMRIHTGEKPYRCEECSKQFSQLYALKIHERTHTGEKPYRCEECSMKFSTRSHLKSHMRTHTGEKPYKCEECSSHFSELGNLKTHMRTHTGEKPYRCEECSRQFSELGNLKKHMRTHTGEKPYKCEECSKQFNELCHLKKHVRTHTGEKPYGCKECGRQFSLQGNLKTHMRTHTGEKPHRCEECSKQFSSHGNLKTHMRTHTGEKPYKCEECSRRFSQMSRLKVHMRIHGGEKPYRCEECSRQFSELAHLTKHMRIHTGEKPYKCEECSRQFSEAGSLKTHMRTHTGEKPYRCEECSKQFSQLSNLKKHMRTHTGEKPYSCEECSRQFSELGALKTHMRTHTGEKPYRCEECSKQFRHLNALKKHKKTHSRRFSQMSRLKVHMRIHGGEKPYRCEECSRQFSELAHLTKHMRTHTGEKPYKCEECSRQFSEAGSLKTHMRTHTGEKPYRCEECSKQFSQLSNLKKHMRTHTGEKPYSCEECSRQFSELGALKTHMRTHTGEKPYRCEECSKQFRHLNALKKHKKTHS